A section of the Pochonia chlamydosporia 170 chromosome 2, whole genome shotgun sequence genome encodes:
- a CDS encoding peroxisomal membrane anchor domain-containing protein, variant 2 (similar to Metarhizium robertsii ARSEF 23 XP_007821520.1), with amino-acid sequence MGDSDDNNQPPGASIPAWQQETKASAASETQQEQSTQQDDHNQQLQVARRFLDEDEVKSASREKKVQFLKTKGISDGDIEKLLGQSETVSESLPTNETPESENTMSDAVSPSSASLGATNDRPPIVTYPEFLVKPERPPPLVTKSGIFNTLYAFAGLSTLLYGTSKYLVAPMVENLTDARTELHDVASQRLENLVSQLEKTVSVIPPTAAQPTSPEEIDGSDAEDPTEMFHRDIGTQTSLIDQNANLPPKESEPASKRHVDSLTSLTKTLAVLKDQFRAQSEGFEDVKTLLDVFRDDLDGLTYGGHTEFVGGYDIYGSAKKNEPEDEIRKVRDNIRRVKGVLLSTRNFPASTK; translated from the exons ATGGGCGACTCCGACGACAACAATCAGCCGCCCGGCGCCTCCATTCCGGCCTGGCAACAAGAAACCAAAGCTTCGGCAGCGTCCGAAACACAACAGGAGCAATCTACCCAGCAAGATGACCACAATCAGCAGCTTCAAGTTGCCCGCCGCTTccttgacgaagacgaagtaAAATCTGCGTCGCGGGAGAAAAAGGTTCAATTTCTCAAAACCAAAGGCATCAGCGATGGCGATATCGAGAAACTCCTGGGACAATCAGAAACCGTCTCCGAGTCACTGCCAACA AACGAAACGCCAGAATCAGAAAATACAATGTCTGACGCCGTTTCACCGAGCTCTGCATCACTCGGCGCAACCAACGATCGGCCTCCCATTGTCACATACCCGGAATTCCTAGTGAAGCCAGAGCGTCCACCTCCGCTGGTTACGAAGAgtggcatcttcaacactCTCTACGCTTTTGCTGGGCTATCAACGCTCTTATACGGGACGAGCAAATACCTCGTTGCCCCCATGGTGGAGAACTTGACCGATGCACGAACTGAGCTGCATGATGTAGCATCCCAGAGGCTCGAAAACTTAGTTTCCCAGCTCGAGAAAACAGTGTCGGTAATTCCACCAACGGCTGCACAGCCCACATCGCCAGAAGAGATTGATGGCAGCGATGCGGAGGACCCGACCGAGATGTTCCATCGCGATATAGGAACCCAAACTTCACTAATAGACCAAAATGCGAACCTTCCGCCTAAAGAGTCGGAGCCCGCTTCTAAGCGTCATGTTGATAGCTTGACATCCCTAACAAAGACTCTTGCCGTTCTAAAAGACCAGTTTCGCGCCCAGAGCGAAGGGTTTGAGGATGTGAAAACGTTGTTGGATGTCTTCCGCGACGATCTAGACGGCTTGACATACGGTGGACATACTGAATTCGTCGGTGGCTACGACATATATGGGTCTGCAAAGAAGAATGAGCCTGAAGATGAGATTAGGAAAGTTAGAGACAACATACGCCGTGTCAAGGGGGTACTTCTGAGTACGAGGAACTTCCCTGCATCAACAAAGTAA
- a CDS encoding nonribosomal peptide synthetase (similar to Blastomyces dermatitidis SLH14081 XP_002628802.1) produces MHAIDCDASATAVSEAPPNTNKNSEMNDPKKSDHSNTQTHTLSDRDLDQIWTWNKELPPLIQRCMHDIIREVSQRQPNAAAVSSWDGSLTYREVDELSTLLAEQLRRKGVSIGTRIPLCFEKSMWAVVSLLGVMKAGATFSLTDPSQPEARLRTIVEQTEADIIVTSTAQRDLGLKISRTGQVIAVSREYFDHIAHEPTEPLPLVPASSAMYIIFTSGSTGKPKGVVISHENYTSGALPRAEAVGYKSHSRVFDFPSYAFDVSIDCMLCTLANGGTVCVPSEADRMNDLSGAIRKSKANMVHMTPSVARVLDADIIPSLDVLGLGGEAVSSSDAATWSQDTSLVIAYGPSECTVGCTINNTLDVSRGIGKGVGGTTWITNPDDHNILMGVGEVGELLIEGPVVGIGYLGEPEKTAEVFIQDPTWLTAGNSEAFGRTGRLYKTGDLVRYESNNLGSIEFVGRKDQQVKIRGQRVELTEVEHHLQSCLPRGIKIAAEVIRPETTGAPTLVAFIAEPFADASGMPTEYSLVEPSQQLALALSTVDKDMGAKVPRYMVPQAFFTLQSMPTLVSGKTDRKKLREIAASIPREKFAGAQNSESQIEEDPETEAEKQLAEAWRKVLGPNIKIYNSSNFFGVGGDSLRAMRLVAAARENGLSLTVANVFMNPTLEAMSLKAMTVSASSSTQSPIAPFSLLEQGWNIESARKETGELCSIEPDAVEDIYPCTPLQEALMALSAKVKEAYIAQRVVELADIDTADRLITAFDTAQDDCPILRTRIAQVPGRGLVQVVVKGKLSHFRGTDLNGYLVSDRGENMELGQPLVRYAVITDEESGKTSFVLTMHHALYDGWCMPLIVDRVNKAYLGQTIKRPAGFKDFIKYLCDMDKGDSEMYWREQLHGANGPQFPSHPFPGYQAKADSLLEEYVSLDKLSAGNTTVATVIRAAWAYVASQYSNNEDVVFGETLTGRNAAIIGAEEIEGPMITTVPVRVQVDSEISVAEYLQTIQEQTVEQIPHEHFGLQHIRRLSPDAFDACELKTGLVLHPSTANDPVPEQDLPANRLVPAGDSEAAQEALKFNTYSLMLVCSIDPNGFLVMASFDSATISSVTMQRALNQFKSVSQALCQSGLGCVGDIECLTADDLLVLKDLVNSTRQDALLNDYQGVEGVYIVDPKDVNKLRPAGAVGEVVVQTVSPPALPSISPPSWTREFHEIGETKFYRTGKLAKYTTDGHLQSVDLNPTQPLNGTAAQTVVKRVSATSRRQKKLRSLWSRVLHINEENIGLNDNFFLLGGDSITAMKLVSEARADGVKLTVVQMFQKRTLYDMASVMEEIITQASPTEKPAAFSLLGDINTSEFVETIVRPQLANKEANLLDILPTRPLQEIAVRGTTQIPRYSARYELMYFDEAVDEDHLRHACAELVSRNEILRTVFIEHNGQCYSAVLEALNAEFIIDCPDNSTVSIEDYARHVCRADVLSDMPLGSSFVKWFLVKFATGKSCLIFRLSHAQYDEICLPILLKQLSALYENRPVQESVPFSAYVGHVLQHNVPESTQYWKDLLAGSAMTILKPEIPVEKTNHFAIHHTVDISSRPRDVTVATLPTAAWALCLARRLSLQDVTFGEVVSGRNIDFPNADAVTGPCWQYVPVRVKFEPSWTVADLLAHIQHQHVASSAHEGMGLSEIRDKCTDWPESTPDWFDSVVHQDVAHVETLPFANASSRMETVYPHEEPLREWKIQAFIDGDSMTLEIVTMESWAEYAEKLLLDLADVARLLVREPRGTLF; encoded by the coding sequence ATGCATGCAATCGATTGTGATGCCAGCGCGACGGCCGTGTCCGAAGCACCGCCGAATACAAACAAGAACTCGGAAATGAACGATCCTAAGAAGTCTGACCATTCAAATACTCAAACACACACACTCAGTGACCGAGACTTGGACCAAATATGGACCTGGAATAAGGAGCTTCCTCCTCTTATACAGAGATGCATGCATGACATCATTCGCGAGGTTTCGCAACGGCAACCAAATGCCGCAGCAGTGTCATCATGGGACGGCAGTTTGACATACCGAGAAGTTGATGAGCTATCAACACTCTTAGCTGAGCAGCTTAGACGCAAAGGGGTCTCTATCGGAACCAGAATACCTCTATGTTTCGAAAAGTCCATGTGGGCAGTCGTATCGCTCTTGGGAGTCATGAAAGCTGGTGCCACATTCTCATTGACAGATCCAAGTCAGCCCGAAGCGCGACTGCGAACGATTGTGGAACAAACCGAAGCAGACATCATTGTAACTTCCACGGCTCAAAGGGATCTGGGGCTAAAGATCTCTCGAACCGGCCAGGTCATTGCGGTGTCAAGAGAATATTTCGACCACATTGCACACGAGCCCACTGAACCTCTACCTTTAGTCCCTGCTTCATCTGCTATGTATATCATTTTCACGTCGGGAAGCACGGGAAAACCAAAGGGAGTAGTAATATCACACGAAAACTACACCAGCGGTGCGTTGCCGCGAGCTGAGGCAGTGGGATACAAATCCCATTCGAGGGTGTTTGATTTTCCATCGTACGCTTTCGACGTCAGCATTGATTGCATGCTTTGCACCCTTGCCAATGGCGGAACGGTCTGTGTGCCGTCCGAGGCTGACAGAATGAACGACCTCAGCGGTGCAATTCGTAAGAGCAAAGCAAATATGGTTCATATGACTCCTTCCGTGGCTAGAGTTTTGGACGCAGACATCATTCCTTCTTTGGATGTGCTGGGACTAGGCGGAGAGGCTGTTTCGTCAAGCGACGCagcgacatggagtcaagaTACGAGTTTGGTCATTGCTTATGGTCCATCAGAGTGCACTGTCGGATGTACCATCAACAATACGTTGGATGTGTCAAGAGGTATAGGGAAAGGAGTTGGCGGAACAACTTGGATCACGAACCCAGACGACCACAATATCTTGATGGGGGTTGGAGAAGTGGGCGAGCTTCTCATCGAAGGCCCAGTAGTGGGAATTGGATATCTCGGAGAGCCGGAGAAGACAGCAGAAGTATTTATTCAAGatccaacatggctgacTGCGGGCAACAGCGAGGCCTTCGGCCGGACAGGTCGTCTGTATAAAACGGGTGATCTTGTAAGATACGAGTCGAATAACCTGGGCTCCATAGAGTTTGTCGGACGCAAAGACCAGCAAGTGAAGATTAGGGGTCAGCGGGTAGAGTTGACAGAGGTCGAGCATCACCTTCAAAGTTGTTTGCCGAGAGGCATTAAGATTGCGGCTGAAGTAATCAGGCCTGAAACTACCGGAGCACCGACTCTGGTTGCTTTTATCGCGGAACCCTTCGCTGATGCCAGTGGAATGCCTACCGAGTACTCTTTGGTTGAGCCATCACAACAGTTGGCATTGGCTTTGTCTACAGTAGACAAAGACATGGGTGCCAAGGTACCACGGTATATGGTCCCTCAGGCATTCTTTACTCTTCAGTCAATGCCGACTCTAGTGTCGGGGAAGACGGACAGGAAGAAACTACGCGAAATAGCTGCGTCTATCCCCCGAGAAAAGTTTGCAGGAGCTCAGAACAGCGAGTCGCAAATAGAAGAAGACCCAGAAACGGAAGCAGAGAAGCAGCTAGCTGAGGCATGGAGGAAGGTGTTGGGTCCAAACATCAAAATATacaacagcagcaacttcTTCGGTGTAGGAGGAGACTCTTTGCGAGCTATGCGCCTTGTGGCTGCCGCAAGAGAAAATGGTTTGTCTCTCACTGTCGCCAATGTCTTTATGAATCCGACACTTGAAGCAATGTCATTGAAAGCCATGACAGTTTCTGCTTCCAGCTCGACTCAAAGTCCAATTGCTCCTTTCTCACTTCTCGAACAAGGTTGGAACATCGAGTCcgcaagaaaagaaacggGCGAGCTGTGTAGCATCGAGCCGGATGCTGTTGAAGACATCTACCCTTGTACTCCATTGCAAGAGGCACTCATGGCACTATCGGCCAAGGTGAAAGAGGCTTACATTGCTCAGCGTGTTGTCGAACTTGCCGATATAGATACAGCAGACCGACTCATCACGGCATTTGATACCGCCCAAGATGATTGCCCCATTCTTCGTACGAGAATTGCTCAAGTTCCTGGCAGAGGGCTTGTACAAGTTGTTGTCAAAGGGAAACTCAGCCACTTCCGCGGAACAGACTTGAATGGGTATCTTGTATCTGACAGGGGTGAGAACATGGAACTTGGGCAGCCTCTTGTTCGGTACGCAGTTATTACTGATGAAGAGTCCGGAAAAACTAGCTTCGTATTGACCATGCACCACGCCTTATACGATGGTTGGTGTATGCCGCTAATTGTTGATCGAGTCAACAAAGCCTACTTGGGTCAAACGATCAAACGACCGGCAGGATTCAAGGATTTCATCAAATATCTCTGCGACATGGATAAGGGGGATTCAGAAATGTATTGGCGAGAGCAATTACATGGAGCCAATGGTCCCCAGTTCCCGTCGCATCCATTCCCCGGATATCAGGCCAAAGCAGACTCACTTCTCGAGGAATACGTTTCCCTTGACAAACTCTCCGCGGGAAATACAACTGTTGCTACGGTTATCCGAGCCGCATGGGCATATGTCGCCTCTCAATACAGTAATAACGAGGATGTCGTCTTTGGGGAAACACTAACTGGCCGAAATGCAGCCATTATCGGCGCAGAAGAGATTGAAGGACCCATGATCACTACTGTTCCAGTGCGAGTGCAGGTTGATAGTGAAATTTCTGTTGCCGAATATCTCCAAACCATCCAGGAACAAACAGTCGAACAGATTCCGCATGAGCACTTCGGCCTTCAGCACATCCGCCGACTCAGCCCTGATGCCTTTGACGCGTGTGAACTTAAGACTGGACTGGTTCTACACCCCAGCACCGCGAATGATCCAGTTCCGGAGCAAGATTTGCCAGCAAATCGCCTGGTGCCAGCTGGTGATTCTGAGGCAGCGCAGGAAGCCTTGAAGTTTAACACGTATTCCCTGATGTTGGTGTGTTCCATTGACCCGAACGGATTTCTGGTCATGGCTAGCTTCGATTCTGCGACGATTTCGTCTGTCACTATGCAGAGAGCGCTAAATCAGTTCAAGAGTGTCTCCCAGGCACTTTGTCAGAGCGGGCTTGGTTGCGTCGGTGACATCGAATGTCTTACTGCAGACGACTTGCTCGTCTTGAAAGACCTCGTTAATTCTACTAGGCAGGATGCTCTGCTAAACGATTATCAGGGAGTCGAGGGTGTTTACATTGTTGATCCCAAAGATGTGAATAAACTACGTCCTGCAGGCGCGGTTGGGGAGGTAGTTGTACAAACGGTATCTCCTCCGGCTCTCCCATCTATATCACCGCCTTCTTGGACCAGGGAATTCCATGAAATTGGCGAGACCAAGTTTTACAGGACTGGAAAGCTGGCAAAGTACACTACAGACGGACACCTTCAGTCAGTTGATTTGAATCCGACACAGCCTCTCAATGGAACCGCGGCCCAAACGGTTGTGAAGCGAGTATCTGCTACTTCCCGCCGGCAAAAGAAGCTTCGCAGTCTATGGAGTCGAGTGCTGCATATAAATGAGGAAAATATCGGCCTAAACGATAACTTCTTTCTTCTAGGTGGTGATTCCATTACCGCCATGAAGCTCGTTTCAGAGGCTCGCGCAGATGGCGTCAAACTAACCGTCGTGCAAATGTTTCAGAAACGTACGCTGTACGACATGGCGAGCGTCATGGAGGAAATTATTACTCAAGCCAGTCCAACCGAGAAACCAGCTGCCTTTTCGCTGCTCGGGGATATCAATACCTCTGAGTTTGTTGAAACTATTGTTAGGCCGCAACTAGCAAACAAGGAAGCCAATCTGCTCGATATCCTTCCAACGCGCCCCTTGCAGGAAATTGCTGTCAGGGGAACGACACAGATTCCTAGATATTCTGCTCGCTATGAGTTGATGTACTTTGACGAAGCAGTAGACGAGGACCATCTCAGACACGCTTGCGCGGAACTCGTGTCTCGCAACGAGATTCTGCGGACTGTATTCATCGAGCACAATGGACAGTGTTACAGCGCTGTTCTAGAAGCATTAAACGCTGAGTTTATTATCGACTGCCCCGATAACAGTACAGTGTCTATTGAAGATTACGCCAGACATGTATGTCGAGCCGATGTTCTATCTGACATGCCACTCGGGTCAAGCTTTGTGAAATGGTTCCTGGTGAAGTTCGCGACTGGCAAATCATGCTTGATTTTCAGACTCTCTCACGCGCAGTACGACGAGATATGCCTCCCTATTCTACTGAAGCAGCTTTCTGCTCTCTACGAGAACAGACCAGTGCAAGAGTCTGTTCCTTTCTCAGCATATGTGGGACATGTTCTACAACACAATGTTCCCGAAAGCACGCAATATTGGAAGGATTTGCTTGCAGGCTCGGCCATGACCATTCTGAAGCCCGAGATTCCCGTCGAAAAGACGAACCATTTCGCTATCCATCACACGGTGGACATCTCCTCCAGGCCCAGAGACGTCACCGTTGCTACTCTACCAACCGCGGCTTGGGCATTATGCCTGGCACGTCGCTTGTCCCTCCAAGATGTCACATTCGGTGAAGTCGTAAGTGGTCGAAACATTGATTTCCCCAACGCCGATGCCGTCACTGGGCCATGCTGGCAATACGTCCCGGTGCGTGTAAAGTTTGAGCCGTCATGGACTGTGGCGGATCTTCTGGCACACATTCAGCACCAGCATGTTGCCTCGTCGGCCCACGAGGGTATGGGACTCTCCGAAATTAGAGACAAATGCACCGATTGGCCAGAATCTACGCCGGATTGGTTTGATTCCGTCGTCCACCAGGATGTAGCGCATGTGGAAACACTACCATTTGCAAATGCCAGTAGCCGGATGGAAACCGTGTATCCTCACGAGGAGCCGCTGCGGGAGTGGAAAATCCAGGCTTTCATTGACGGAGATAGCATGACGTTGGAGATTGTCACTATGGAGAGCTGGGCAGAGTATGCAGAGAAGTTGTTGTTGGATTTGGCTGATGTGGCAAGACTTTTGGTTCGTGAGCCTAGAGGGACCCTTTTCTAG
- a CDS encoding PAPA-1-like conserved region family protein (similar to Metarhizium acridum CQMa 102 XP_007814376.1): MASRPRRSAAARANESISVHAKWADTSERSDRSTMASRRSGRASGASALRDLPSSPDESVTVKTSSRATRGANRRSDRFDGGEIVHGTRNRGGRKNYVIDSSPDDDEEEEEEGEEEDAEGEDIEDVDADAEGEEMEVDAEGDDVDAEGEEDAEGDINMDLPTGPRAGHTIRVSQPAPRSAAKAAASKMAAEDEDDEEDDDDDDDDELSDPMDSDEGDQTMAFGDETMADEDAEGEEIEVAGEDDEEEEEEEEEEDAEGEEVGDAEADSDEGTREGTPDLTKMTKRQRARFEEEPQEYMKLSDEVQVKKHFTAEELSMRRQEMARRRRNLSEKRTEEVKMETINKLLKKQAPKINRKAAAAAARADSPSEETQKADPTLIRWVNNRSGSKLSVPEDIIAGPAGQVFSKGNSLASGKMVQEVA; the protein is encoded by the exons atggCTTCGCGACCACGGCGGTCTGCCGCTGCAAGAGCAAACGAATCCATCTCTGTTCATGCAAAATGGGCTGACACAAGTGAAAGAAGTGACCGCAGCACAATGGCCTCCCGCCGATCCGGCCGTGCCTCTGGCGCAAGTGCCTTGAGAGACTTGCCGTCATCCCCTGACGAGAGTGTCACCGTCAAGACTTCGTCCAGGGCAACTCGGGGAGCTAATCGACGAAGTGACCGCTTCGACGGCGGTGAAATTGTCCACGGCACGAGAAATCGTGGAGGCAGGAAGAATTATGTAATCGACTCCAGCccggatgatgatgaggaggaggaagaggagggggaagaggaagatgctgaaGGTGAGGacattgaagatgtcgaCGCAGATgccgaaggagaagagaTGGAGGTCGACGCCGAAGGCGACGATGTAGATGCcgaaggagaggaagacgCCGAAGGGGACATCAATATGGATCTTCCGACTGGCCCACGGGCTGGTCATACAATCAGAGTTTCGCAGCCTGCTCCTAGGTCTGCCGCTAAAGCGGCTGCCTCCAAGATGGCAGctgaagacgaggatgatgaagaagacgatgacgacgacgacgatgatgagcttAGCGACCCCATGGATAGTGACGAAGGAGACCAGACAATGGCGTTTGGAGATGAAACAATGGCCGACGAGGAcgctgaaggagaagaaataGAAGTTGCaggtgaagatgacgaggaggaagaggaggaggaggaggaggaggatgcaGAGGGTGAGGAAGTTGGcgatgctgaagctgatAGTGATGAGGGAACACGAGAGGGCACGCCTGATCTCACCAAAATGACAAAGCGTCAGAGGGCAAGATTCGAAGAAGAGCCGCAAGAATACATGAAGCTTTCTGATG AGGTTCAAGTGAAGAAACACTTTACCGCAGAGGAGCTTTCCATGAGACGACAAGAAATGGCCCGTCGTCGCCGTAATCTCAGCGAGAAGCGAACCGAGGAAGTCAAA ATGGAAACTATCAACAAACTTCTCAAGAAGCAAGCACCAAAAATCAATCGcaaagccgccgccgctgcgGCGCGGGCTGACAGTCCTAGCGAAGAAACTCAGAAGGCCGATCCTACACTTATACGCTGGGTAAACAACAGGAGTGGAAGTAAACTATCAGTGCCGGAAGATATCATCGCGGGGccagctggccaagtctTTTCAAAAGGCAATAGTCTGGCAAGTGGAAAGATGGTGCAAGAGGTTGCTTAA
- a CDS encoding mitochondrial AAA ATPase (similar to Cordyceps militaris CM01 XP_006671907.1), with product MIFSDFYRSPRSPLSKLRLHHPQLPVQLPTTPPEWVADEYADLLSKDKSKQKDAVKRYLTDKVRNDWEFTWPPAIPEEGLVSELDEQLAAVELPNHDVPPTQNAEPQPIASEEDGYKGEEGTELDESQSDIGQGNAIDDDNDDAESVYSVMSEDAIHYRPRTEWTSDLSDDEDLPSKSSPFRFDNPESIQSTVQEIVQAKKARRRRALREEMGWNEGLACFEARRNAWTAAKTVRVRSKPLTTPPASPRSPRRFFFRRSMSGSPPNPAAAVVSQTGDSCGAISDSSSVSKDAEKGLQKHRSTDSSASDSTKGFVYPVETLLPIGQPLLPPSNPLRASISPAVYLSLYDKVILHNLQPACPINLSDMLRSCVAGWKRDGEWPPRGSAPDPMPGSRKKKKKPSTATNDNNGNGVRRLSFGILGRDRDEETGTSKGIRRSLQRALGIGVMAGMGEA from the coding sequence ATGATCTTCTCCGACTTTTACAGAAGTCCTCGCTCGCCTTTGTCCAAGCTTCGCCTACACCATCCCCAACTTCCCGTTCAGCTGCCTACGACACCCCCAGAGTGGGTTGCCGATGAGTATGCCGACCTCCTCAGCAAAGACAAATCCAAACAAAAGGATGCTGTGAAGCGCTACCTGACTGACAAAGTTCGCAATGACTGGGAATTCACCTGGCCCCCTGCCATCCCCGAGGAAGGGTTGGTTTCTGAGCTTGACGAGCAACTTGCAGCCGTCGAGCTACCAAACCATGACGTCCCTCCAACGCAAAACGCAGAGCCTCAGCCTATTGCTagtgaagaagatggataTAAAGGGGAGGAAGGCACGGAGCTCGACGAGTCCCAATCTGATAttggtcaaggcaatgcTATTGACGATGATAATGATGACGCCGAGTCCGTGTACAGTGTAATGTCAGAAGACGCAATACACTACCGCCCCCGAACGGAATGGACATCGGATCTGTCAGACGATGAGGACTTACCGTCAAAATCATCACCCTTTCGCTTCGACAACCCGGAATCCATCCAGTCGACTGTTCAGGAAATTGTCCAGGCAAAAAAGGCTCGTAGAAGACGTGCTCTGCGAgaagagatgggatggaatgAGGGACTCGCCTGCTTTGAGGCACGCCGCAATGCCTGGACTGCTGCGAAGACGGTTCGTGTTCGGAGCAAGCCTTTAACCACGCCTCCAGCATCGCCACGATCCCCAAGACGATTCTTCTTCCGTCGCTCAATGTCTGGGTCGCCACCGAATCCCGCCGCCGCAGTGGTTTCCCAAACTGGGGATAGCTGCGGTGCGATATCCGACTCTTCGTCCGTTTCAAAGGATGCGGAAAAGGGCCTGCAGAAACATCGAAGCACCGATTCATCCGCGTCTGACTCAACCAAGGGCTTTGTTTACCCCGTCGAGACCTTACTCCCCATTGGACAACCACTACTGCCGCCTTCAAATCCCCTGCGAGCTTCCATTTCCCCAGCTGTTTACCTGAGCCTTTATGACAAGGTCATCTTGCACAACCTACAGCCGGCATGCCCCATAAATCTGTCCGACATGTTGCGGTCTTGTGTCGCCGGATGGAAGCGAGATGGCGAATGGCCGCCTCGTGGATCCGCACCCGATCCAATGCCGGGGTCccgaaagaagaagaagaagccatccACTGCGACCAATGACAATAACGGAAACGGCGTTAGGCGCCTGAGTTTTGGAATCCTTGGGCGTGACAGGGATGAAGAGACCGGCACTAGCAAAGGCATTCGACGCAGCCTGCAGAGAGCGCTTGGAATTGGTgtcatggctggcatggGAGAGGCGTGA